The sequence below is a genomic window from Gemmatimonadaceae bacterium.
CTCGACAGCACTTACCGGGAAGGGAGCTGGACGCTGCGACAGGTGGTGCACCACCTCGCCGACAGCCATGTCAATTCCTACACTCGTTTTCGCCTGGCGCTGACGGAGGATCACCCCAGGATAAAGCCGTACGACGAAGGGAAGTGGGCCGAGCTGGAGGACGCGCGCACGCTGCCCGTGGAAGTTTCGCTCGAGCTGCTCGAGGCGCTGCACTCGCGCTGGGTGGCGCTGTTACGCTCGCTGAAGCCGAAGGATTTCGCGCGGACCATCGATCACCCCGAAAACGGCACCATGTCCGTCGATCAGCTGCTCGCGATGTACGCCTGGCACGGCGAGCACCATATCGCGCACATTAGGCTGGCGCATGAACAGCAGTGACTAGTCACCGGTTTTCCCGTGCGCCGCCCGCAGCATCTCGCGCGCGCCGGCGCTCAGCTCCACATGCCTCCGCGCCATCATCCTCTCCGCCACCACCAGAAACTTGTCGATCTCGTACCGCTCGCCGTCGCCCCAGGCGAACGGCGGCACCGATTTCGGCGGCATGCCCGTGGCGAACACGTTCGCGCCCGCGCCCACGATCGTGCCGGTCGTCAGCATCGTGCCGATGCCGGTCTTGGAGTAGTCGCCGAAGAAAGATCCGAGGAACTGCTGCTTCGTCCCCTGCAGACCGTTCGCGGTCTGCAGCTGCACCGGGCCGTAGGTGTTCTTCATGTTGCTTGTGGTCGTGCCGGCGCCGAGGTTGACCCAGCGGCCGAGATAGGAGTGGCCGAGGAAGCCGGTGTGTCCCTTGTTGCTGTGGCCGAGCACGATCGTGTTGCTGACTTCGCCGCGCACTTTGCTCACCTCGCCGAGCGAGCTCGACGCTATCCGGTCGCCGACGAGCACGCAATTCTCCCCGATGTAGCACGGCCCAGTGATCCGCGTGAACGCCGGGACCTCGGTGCCGCGCCGGATCAGAACCGGTCCGCTCGTGAGATCGAACACCACTTGCGGCTCGACCTTCGCGCCCGCTTCGCAGAACAACGGGTGCTCGCCGAGCACGATGCAGTCGCGCGGAGTCGCCACCTCGAGCTCGATACCCAGAATCGGGATGTCTTCCTGCAGCTGATCCACCAGCGTGCCGATGAGATCCCAGACGTTCTCGATCCACCGGCCGGCGACCTCCACACCCTTTGCGCGCTCCTGCGCCAGCTCCTCCAGCGAAAGCTGTCCCTCGCCGAACCGGGATGCGTGATGGCTGGAGTTGAGGCGTACGGCGACGACTTTGCCGCCGTTCTTCCAGACTCGCGTCTTCGGATCGACCTTGGCGGCCCTCAACGCGGGCACGAAGCGGGAGTTGGCTACGAGACTGCCCGGCACGACGTCCGAGTCCGAGCATACGGCGGGCGGCGCCTCCGGCTCGTCGAACGCCGCGAGGTGCGCCGCGCCGATGAATCCCGTGACTTTCACGCCGAACGCGCGCTCCCATCTTTTCCGGATCAGCTCGGCACCGGCCCGTAGCTCGGACGCGGGACGCGTCAGCGCGAACGGCTCGAACGCGCGCGCCGCCGCATCGTCGTACAGAAAGAAGTCGCTCATGAGATGCTCTTGATCTCCGGCGGCAGGGAGTCGACGAGCTTCTTCAGATCCCCGGACTTCTCCACCGTGGTTACGAGCGTCAATCCCGGCCGGCTCACCACCACCAGGCCGTCCACGCCATACATCACCACCGCGCCGCCCTCGGCGTGCACGACATTCTGGCGCGCCTCGAGCAGATGCGTGCGGCCGCTCCGCACGTTGCCCGCCTCGTCCGCCGCGCGCGCGCGGCGGAGCGCGCTCCACGTGCCTATGTCGTCCCACCCGAACTCGCCGCGCATGACCAGCACGTTCGAGCTGCGCTCGAGCACGCCCACGTCCACCGACACGGATTTCACGAACGCGAAGAACTCGTCGCGCGAGCGTCCGCGCGGGAGGGCGTGCCGCTCCAGCGCGGGCGTCACCTCCGGCGAGTGTCGCCGCAGCTCGTCGATGAAATCGGAGGCCCGCCAGCAGAATATCCCCGAGTTCCACAGCGCGCCGGATCCGACGAGCAGCTTCGCGCCCTCACTGTCCGGCTTCTCGATGAACCGCCGCACCCGGAACCCTGCGTCCACCGCCGCTCCCGGCTCGATGTAGCCGAATCCCGTGTCGGGCCGGGTCGGCACGATTCCGACCGTCACCAGCGCGCGCTTCGATTCCGCGAGGGTCGCCGCGTTTCGCAGCGTTTCCGCGAACAAGGCGTCGTCCCTGATCGCCCAGTCCGCGTGAATGCAGATCATCGTGCCGTCCTTCTCGCGCGCGACGATCTCCGACGCCGCCCACGCGAGCGCTGCGGTGGTCCCGCTCGGCCGCGGCTCGGGGATGACGTTCTCCGGCGGGATCTGCGGGAGCGTGCGCACGACGGCGTCCCGCAGCTCGGCGTTGGTGAGCACCAGCGTGTTGGCGGGCTCCGCGACCAGCGCCATGCGGCGCGCGGCGTTGGCCAGCAGCGGCTCTCCGTTAATCAGCGGCAGGAGCTGCTTCGGGCGCGACGGCGTGCTCAGCGGCCAGAAGCGGGAGCCGATGCCGCCGGCCAGTATCACCGCCCACCTCGTCACCGCCGGGTCCCCGCTGCGACGCGACGCATCAGCCCTTGTCCAGGCTGGACTGCTCGCCGGTGGTCGACGGCGGCACCGGAACTCCGAGCAGCTGGGCGACCATCGTGTACAGCTTCTTGGGACTGAACGGCTTGGTGAGGAACTCCGTGGCGCCCAGCCGCATGGCCTTGCGCTGCTGCTCCTCCTCGCCGGCCGCGGTCAGGATCACGGTCGGGAGCGCGTGCGTCGCCTCGTTGGCGCGCACGCGGGCGAGCACATCGAGCCCGCTGAGCTTCGGCATCATCAGATCGAGGACGACCAGGGAAATGGCGGGGTCGCGCTCGATCGCCTCCAGAGCGGCCTCTCCATCCTCAGCCAGCAGCACCTCGAAGGGGCCCTGTTCCAGCTTCATCTGGATGATCCGGCCGATGTGCGGCTCGTCGTCAGCCACCAGAATCCGCCGCTTCCCGCTGGTAGCAGCCGTCATGTGAGCCAGACCACCGCCGGGAGCGTAGGCATCGGTGTCAAATGGAAGAGGTGGCTCGGCCCGTCTCCGCTGGCGCCGCGCCGATAGTCCAAAACTAACAGCGGGTAACAACCGGGGGACTCGGATAGTTGTCAAATTGCAATCGCTTGAAGTGCCGTGACTTAGGCAATACGTTACAACTCTTAACCGGAGCCACACCTGTCAACCGTTTCCAATCCGCGCATGCGCTGCGGTTCGCGCGTCGCTCGCGCCCGTGTCGGCGCTCTTGCCACAGTCTTCTCGCTCACGCTCGCCGGGGGAGTCATCGCGGCTTGCGGTGACGTCACCGGTATCGAAGCCAGGGCCGAGACCCGGCTCGACACGCTCACCGTTTTTCCGCTCACCGGGTCGGGCACGCTGACGCCGACGGCGCTCAACACGCCGTTCGGGACCGTCACGCCGATCAACTCCACCGCCAACTTCGACGTCGTCTTCGATCTCGACTCCCAGCGGCGCGTAGTCATCTACCCGGTCAAGCTGATCGTGCTGCCGCTGACCGGGATCAACGAGGTCGGCCTGCTCAAGGTCGCCGGCTCGTTCGAGAGCGTCCAGCGAGCGCCCACCGGCGATTACGAGACGGAAGAGCCGCTGACGGTGAGTGTCGGGGAGGTGGTAGTGATCGAAGCGCGCCGCAACCGGCAGAACGACCTTTGCAGCTTTTCGCTGTCGCCCAACGTCTACTCCAAGATCGTGGTGGACAGCGTGTCCGCGGGCACGAATGCGATCTGGTTCCGCCTGGTCGCGAACCCGAACTGCGGCTTCCGCTCCCTCGCCCCGGGCCTTCCCAAGAACTGAATGCACGACCTTCGCGCGCTGCGCGAGCAGGCCGGTGAATTGCGCGCGGCGATGCGTCACCGCGGGCAGGAGCAGACGCTGGCCCCGACGATCGACCGCGCCGTCGAGCTGGACCGCGACCGCCGCGCGACGATCCAGGCCGTAGAGGAGCGCAAGGCGGCGCGCAACGCGCTCAGCCACGAAGTAGCGCGCAGGAAGAAAGCGGGGGAGCTTGCCGACGACGCGCAGGCCAGCTCCCGTGCGCTCGGCGAAGAGATCGCCCGGCTCGAGACGGAGCTGGCCGCGTCCGAGGGCGAGCTCGAGCAATTGCTTCTCCAGCTCCCGAACGCCGTGCTCGACGACGTGCCCGCCGGCGGCGAGGAGAGCAATAAGGTCGTGCGCGAATGGGGGAGGCCGCGCGCGGCCGACGGCGTAGCGCCGCACTGGGAGGTCGGCGAGAAGCTCGGCCTGATCGACATGGCGCGCGGCGCGAAGATCGCCGGCTCCGGCTTCATCGTTTTCCGCGGCGAAGGCGCCCGGCTCGTGCGCGCGCTGCTCAACCTCATGCTCGATCTGCACACGCGCGAGCACGGCTACGAGGAGACGTGGGTGCCGGTCCTCGCGAACCGCGCGGCCATGACCGGCACGTCGCAGCTGCCGAAGTTCGAGGACGACATGTACGCGCTCAAGGAAGACGACCTCTTCCTCATCCCCACGGCGGAAGTCCCGCTGACGAATCTGTACCGCGAAGAGATCCTGCTCGAGTCCGACCTGCCGAAGAGCTTCGCCGCGTACTCGCCGTGCTTCCGGCGTGAGGCTGGATCCCACGGCAAGGACACCCGCGGTCTGCTGCGCGTGCACGAGTTCGACAAGGTCGAGCTGGTCCGCTACGCCGTGCCGGAGCGGTCCCGGGACGAGCTGGAGCTGCTGACCGGACACGCCGAGCGCGTGCTGCAGCTGCTGGAGCTGCCGTACCGGGTGGTGCTGCTCGCGGCGGGCGACACCGGCTTCGCGAGCGCCAAGACCTACGACCTCGAGGTGTTCGCGCCGGGCGTGGGGAAGTGGCTCGAGGTCTCGTCGTGCAGCAACTTCACCGACTTCCAGGCGCGCCGCGCCGACATCCGCTACCGGCCGGCCGACGGCGGCAAGCCGCGCTTCGTGCACACGCTCAACGGGTCGGGGCTGGCGCTCCCGCGGATCATCGCGGCGCTGCTCGAGCACGGCCAGCAGGCGAACGGGAGCGTGCTGCTTCCGGAAGCACTCCGCCCGTACGCCCGGACCGACCGGCTGACCTAGCAGATGCGGCGCAGCGCTCCGGCAATGCTCGCCATCGTTGGAGTGATCGCGCTGCTGACGTGGTACGTCGTGTACACGCAGACGGTGGTGCGCGATCTGCGCCGCGAGGCATCGCGCGTGGGACAGATGTACGCCCGCGTGTACGACGCGCTGAACGACACCAATCCTGACGCGGCCAACTCGGCGCTGCTCGACCTGTCGATGCACATACGCGAAGCGGGCGTGCCGCTGGTCCTCACGGACACCGCCGGTATCCCGACGCACGCGGTAAATCTTCCGTTCGAGGAGCCGTACGATCCGGAGCGGGTGAAGGAGTACGTCCGCCGGCTCGACATCGAGAACACGCCGGTGACGGAGCCCGGTGTGGGCACGGTGCATTACGGCAACACTCCGTTGGTGCGCGGGCTGAAGGTGGTGCCGTACCTGCTCTCCGGAGTGCTCCTTACCCTGCTGATCGCGGGAGCGTATGCCCTGCGCACGCGGTCGCGCGCCGATCGCGAGCAGATCTGGGCCGGCATGGCGCGCGAGTCGGCGCACCAGCTGGGGACTCCGCTGTCCAGTCTCAGCGGCTGGATCGAGCTGCTCGGCGAGCAGGACACCGATTCGATCACCACCAACGCCGTCGCGCACATGGCCGGCGATCTCGAGCGGCTCGGGCGGATCTCGCATCGCTTCGAGCGGATCGGGCGGCCTCCCAAGAACGAGCGCGTGGACGTGGCCGAGATCGCGGAGCGCGTCGCGCAGTACTTCCGCCGGCGCGTTCCGACGCTGGCGCAGCGCGTCACGATCGAGTCGTCCAGCGACGGCACGGCCATCGTCGAGGGCGATCCGGTTCTCCTCGAATGGGCGATCGAGGCGGTGACCAAGAACGCGATCGACGCGCTCGGCGGCCGCGGCGGCCGCGTGTCGATCTCCAGCACGACGCTGCCGGAGGGCGGTGTCCGCGTCCGCATCGCCGACGACGGGCCCGGAGTCGCGCGCGAGATCCGCAAGGAGATATTCGAGGCGGGGTTCTCGACGAAGGAGAAGGGATGGGGGATCGGGTTGTCGCTCGCGCGGAGGATCGTGCGGGACAATCACGGGGGGAAGCTCACTCTCGTGCCGACGGAGACGGGCGCGACGTTTGACATCATTCTTGGGTAGGCGTACTCCGGGGATTTGGACGGGGAATCCAAGTTCGGAGTGTGGCGGTTCGGAGTTGGCAGTAGGGGGTTGAGCGGTATCGCTCCGAACTGACCCCTCCAAACTGCCACACTCCAAACTTGGATTCCCTTGACGAATCCCAGGACTCTCCCTCTCTGACGGCATCTTATCTTTGATCGATGTCTCCTCTCGCGACCGTTGATGTCTCCACCGGATTGAACCCCGCCCAAAGGGAAGCGGTCGCGCATTTCGAGGGCCCGATCCTCGTGCTCGCCGGCGCCGGCTCGGGGAAGACCAGAGTGCTCACCGCGCGCGTCGCCAATCTCATCGAGCACCACGGCGTCGATCCGTCGCGCATCCTGACGGTGACGTTCACCAACAAGGCCGCGGGCGAGATGCGCGAGCGCATCGGCCGGCTGCTCGGCGAAGAGCCGCGCGGCATGTGGTCGGGCACGTTCCACTCGATCGGCGCGCGCATGCTGCGGCGCCACGCGGACCGCGTGGGACGCACGCCCAACTACACCATCTACGACGAGACCGACACGCTCGGCGTGGTCAAGCGCATCATGGAGCGGCTGCGGATCTCCCCGAAGGACGTCGCTCCCAAGGCGATAGCCAGCAAGATCTCCGACGCGAAGAACTCGCTGAGCACCCCCGAGGAGCTGGCCGCCTCGGCGTTCGATCCGATCACGCGCGCGGCCGCGGCGGTGTTCGCCGAGCTCGAGCCCGAGCTGCGCGCCGGCAACGCGGTGAGCTTCGACGACCTCCTCGTTCTGCCGGTGCGCATCTTCCGCGACCACCCCGGCATCCGCGACAGGTACTCGGAGCACTTCCGCTTCGTGCTGGTGGACGAGTACCAGGACACGAACCGCGCGCAATACCAGTTCATCCGCTCGCTCGCGCACTCGCACACGAACGTGATGGTCGTGGGCGACGACGATCAGTCCATCTATGGGTGGCGCGGCGCGGACATCCGCAACATCCTCGACTTCGAGCGGCACTTTCCTTCCGCGCGGGTCGTGCGGCTGGAGGAGAATTACCGCTCGACGCCCGACATCCTGGCGGTCGCGAACGCCGCGATCAGCGCCAACGTCGGGCGCAAGGGGAAGACGCTGCGCGCCACGCTCCCGGGCGGGGAGCCGGTGACCGAGGTAGCGACGCTGGACGAGCGCGACGAGGCCGAGTGGATCGTGGAGGAGATCAAGGCGCGGCAGAATCGCGAGGGAATAGCGTTGAGCGACGCCGCCGTGCTGTATCGCACCAACTCGCAGAGCCGCGCGCTGGAGGACTCGTTCCGCCGGCACGCGCTGCCGTACCGTCTCGTG
It includes:
- a CDS encoding putative metal-dependent hydrolase, yielding MTNPRFPIGEFQQPDKLSEAERVAAIAKIDAMPATLRAAVAGMSDAQLDSTYREGSWTLRQVVHHLADSHVNSYTRFRLALTEDHPRIKPYDEGKWAELEDARTLPVEVSLELLEALHSRWVALLRSLKPKDFARTIDHPENGTMSVDQLLAMYAWHGEHHIAHIRLAHEQQ
- a CDS encoding putative sugar nucleotidyl transferase; amino-acid sequence: MSDFFLYDDAAARAFEPFALTRPASELRAGAELIRKRWERAFGVKVTGFIGAAHLAAFDEPEAPPAVCSDSDVVPGSLVANSRFVPALRAAKVDPKTRVWKNGGKVVAVRLNSSHHASRFGEGQLSLEELAQERAKGVEVAGRWIENVWDLIGTLVDQLQEDIPILGIELEVATPRDCIVLGEHPLFCEAGAKVEPQVVFDLTSGPVLIRRGTEVPAFTRITGPCYIGENCVLVGDRIASSSLGEVSKVRGEVSNTIVLGHSNKGHTGFLGHSYLGRWVNLGAGTTTSNMKNTYGPVQLQTANGLQGTKQQFLGSFFGDYSKTGIGTMLTTGTIVGAGANVFATGMPPKSVPPFAWGDGERYEIDKFLVVAERMMARRHVELSAGAREMLRAAHGKTGD
- a CDS encoding sugar phosphate nucleotidyltransferase, with the translated sequence MTRWAVILAGGIGSRFWPLSTPSRPKQLLPLINGEPLLANAARRMALVAEPANTLVLTNAELRDAVVRTLPQIPPENVIPEPRPSGTTAALAWAASEIVAREKDGTMICIHADWAIRDDALFAETLRNAATLAESKRALVTVGIVPTRPDTGFGYIEPGAAVDAGFRVRRFIEKPDSEGAKLLVGSGALWNSGIFCWRASDFIDELRRHSPEVTPALERHALPRGRSRDEFFAFVKSVSVDVGVLERSSNVLVMRGEFGWDDIGTWSALRRARAADEAGNVRSGRTHLLEARQNVVHAEGGAVVMYGVDGLVVVSRPGLTLVTTVEKSGDLKKLVDSLPPEIKSIS
- a CDS encoding response regulator; this encodes MTAATSGKRRILVADDEPHIGRIIQMKLEQGPFEVLLAEDGEAALEAIERDPAISLVVLDLMMPKLSGLDVLARVRANEATHALPTVILTAAGEEEQQRKAMRLGATEFLTKPFSPKKLYTMVAQLLGVPVPPSTTGEQSSLDKG
- the serS gene encoding serine--tRNA ligase, producing MHDLRALREQAGELRAAMRHRGQEQTLAPTIDRAVELDRDRRATIQAVEERKAARNALSHEVARRKKAGELADDAQASSRALGEEIARLETELAASEGELEQLLLQLPNAVLDDVPAGGEESNKVVREWGRPRAADGVAPHWEVGEKLGLIDMARGAKIAGSGFIVFRGEGARLVRALLNLMLDLHTREHGYEETWVPVLANRAAMTGTSQLPKFEDDMYALKEDDLFLIPTAEVPLTNLYREEILLESDLPKSFAAYSPCFRREAGSHGKDTRGLLRVHEFDKVELVRYAVPERSRDELELLTGHAERVLQLLELPYRVVLLAAGDTGFASAKTYDLEVFAPGVGKWLEVSSCSNFTDFQARRADIRYRPADGGKPRFVHTLNGSGLALPRIIAALLEHGQQANGSVLLPEALRPYARTDRLT
- a CDS encoding HAMP domain-containing sensor histidine kinase; amino-acid sequence: MLAIVGVIALLTWYVVYTQTVVRDLRREASRVGQMYARVYDALNDTNPDAANSALLDLSMHIREAGVPLVLTDTAGIPTHAVNLPFEEPYDPERVKEYVRRLDIENTPVTEPGVGTVHYGNTPLVRGLKVVPYLLSGVLLTLLIAGAYALRTRSRADREQIWAGMARESAHQLGTPLSSLSGWIELLGEQDTDSITTNAVAHMAGDLERLGRISHRFERIGRPPKNERVDVAEIAERVAQYFRRRVPTLAQRVTIESSSDGTAIVEGDPVLLEWAIEAVTKNAIDALGGRGGRVSISSTTLPEGGVRVRIADDGPGVAREIRKEIFEAGFSTKEKGWGIGLSLARRIVRDNHGGKLTLVPTETGATFDIILG
- a CDS encoding UvrD-helicase domain-containing protein; its protein translation is MSPLATVDVSTGLNPAQREAVAHFEGPILVLAGAGSGKTRVLTARVANLIEHHGVDPSRILTVTFTNKAAGEMRERIGRLLGEEPRGMWSGTFHSIGARMLRRHADRVGRTPNYTIYDETDTLGVVKRIMERLRISPKDVAPKAIASKISDAKNSLSTPEELAASAFDPITRAAAAVFAELEPELRAGNAVSFDDLLVLPVRIFRDHPGIRDRYSEHFRFVLVDEYQDTNRAQYQFIRSLAHSHTNVMVVGDDDQSIYGWRGADIRNILDFERHFPSARVVRLEENYRSTPDILAVANAAISANVGRKGKTLRATLPGGEPVTEVATLDERDEAEWIVEEIKARQNREGIALSDAAVLYRTNSQSRALEDSFRRHALPYRLVGSVRFYDRREIRDLVSYLKLIANPWDDEAFRRAISVPKRGLGETSIDMLSEIARKAGLPMLEAARRADLVDALRSAARKALAEFAGMIGTFRIMAADASVDELLRDIIDAIQYGAYLQAEGPESARDRSDNVNALINGAAELVIEEGGEVGLTPLDHFLQRAMLIAGVDVLDSSADAVTLMTLHNAKGLEFPLVIVAGLEDGLFPLGQSIDEPALLEEERRLFYVGVTRAEKKLYLTHAETRRRNGETMPSMRSRFLKEIPAGMLEERKTIKLRSLGRRSMFVDAPSRATWGERAQRRNHGTPEWRKPARDPDIDASQDEAQYVRGERIKHKLFGGGTIAEITGVGRDVKAVIDFDDENVGRKTIKLAYTTLERGLG